The Hevea brasiliensis isolate MT/VB/25A 57/8 chromosome 1, ASM3005281v1, whole genome shotgun sequence DNA segment TGGATCAAATTCAGCAAACATCACCATGATACATGTTAGTGGAAGTTCATGACCAAATGAATTCACTGCCCTTCAGCATTCAGCCCCAACAGCATGTCTGTTGAACCCCTTCACTAACAGACACAAAAAAGATAAACAATTCATTAGTCATATGATGATATATTAGTTGCTAGTGACCGTATGAGTCATCAGGTACTATTAGTGTCTCAATCTGTTCAAAGGGATGCCAATTTTTCTGATATCAAAGTAGTAGCTACTTGTGTCACACAGCTAGAAAGACTAATACAAAGACATATTTGATATCTGACCTTTTCCAAAATTTAACACCTTATGTCCTTGCACCAGTTTGGCTGTGAGCTCCACACTGTCACTAATATATTACTTAGCCAACTCGTCTTCATTGTTATTTAAAGCAAATCAGAGGAACACAACCTAATACGATTAAAGGAAGAAAACAGAGCACGGGTTCAATTCTACTGACTTTCTTAGTTTTTTTCTtgtttttcaaattgaattttggCTTTTGATTGCAGAGAATTCAATTTCAATTGAATTTCTTGACTTTTTTTATGATCAACTTTAATCTATCCGCTATTTGTGATTTATTGGATGGATTTGTTAGATAGGTATgtgaattttgttggttttgttcTTGTAATACTATGGTTTTGTAAGTTCTGATATACCGCAAGCAAACGTGGAACGTTGCAATTCTATTATACTTAGTGATTCCATTACAAAGAGAAAATATAGATAGCCCTTCTAAAAGAGAAGTTGAAATCTAATGTTTGTGGAATACTTAACCCTACTTGTTTCACATGTGATGTAACTCTTTTTTTTCGTATTTTTATTTCCATTTcctctttatattttaaattagagGGCAGTTTTTTAAGGGAATAAATATGTGCAAaaccttaatttttttattttatattttttggtattttaaaaaattcagatttttatatgaattttcataattttaatatttttcgcgatttatgaatttttttttccccaagaatttatttgaaaaaaaatatttgaaagtgTGAGATGTAATTTGTAATTTATTTGTACttaaatgaaatattttgaaAAAAGCTGCCGCTTTGaattctctctctcctctcttctttaTTTTGTGAGCTTTTTAGATAATTACCGGTGAGTATTTTTATCAGTACTTatccctttctttttattttttgtatttaatttatattttttcaataatctcaagtttgtatcattttaaaatagatatatatatttatcttCAATTCATCTAAATTTTGTCTATTCTTTGGGAGGATTTTGCTATATTGTGAGGATTTGAAATTTCCTATATTGCAAGAATTTGCTATTTCATATTTTGCGAAAATctgtttttttttctcttttttattatGGAGTTATTAGGCATTTTATTTTGTTACATGTGTAGGAATACAATAATAGTAAGTATAGAATTTTTCTTTATAAAGATatcaaattttgataatttttagaTGAGACTTGTAAAATAACTGTGGAGTAAAAAAATGATAGATTAGTACCAAAAGGAGCGTGCTTTCCGTCGAATAGCTAACTAAATGCTCTGTCAATATGATTAGATTCTTCAAATTAAGATAATTGttagtatattttatataaatgataaatcttaaattttcttatgcaaaaTTATAATTGTATGAAATTTTGAATGTGAAAgttctattttttattttctaaaaaaatgtaatacttaaaaaaaattcttTGGAATTAAATAGGCTTGAAATGGCAGTATTGTTATCGGTATCCCAACATTTAAATAAAgggttaattataaaaaaatcctgaaattcaataatttttgtaattaaattctGTAATTTGTATAATTGTCAATTAAACCTTTACATTTGATTGATATTTCAAATTGACTTGATCGTAAATAAACTGTTAATATACTTAACGAGAATTCCATGTCAACTGCCATATCATCACTAAAGAAACTACATCAGAAATCCCAAATTAGAATTAATTACCaacaaaatcatgaaatttatcaatttttacaattaaatataaaatttacataattGTCAATTAAACTCTTACGTTTAATTGATGTCTCAAATTGATCAGGCTGTTAATAAACCGTTAGTATGTGATACTTAGAAGGTAATTATAATAGcttttattttaactattttaGTTGGAAGTTGTATTTTATAAATTTGTTGATAGTTGATATTAATGGACAATTGATTCAGGGAAATTACTATTTTTTCTTCAAGTGGTTTGATTCACATCGCAATGACCTGGAGAAGGAGCTACTAACACATTTACTTcagcaaaaaattaaaatgctcTCAAGGAGAAAGTTACAGAGTTAGAGGAAATTAACAATAAAATCGCTGAGAAATAAATACAGCTCAATAAATAGTATGATTAAAATGATAAAGAACAAAATTGAAACGTTGACAAAGACAAAAAGTTGAACAAAATTTGACTTTTAATTTCTTGTTTGTTGAAGTATACTAATGATTTATTAACGGATTAATTTGAAACATCAATCAAACGTGagagtttaattgataattatgtaaactttagagtttaattacaaaaattaataaatttcataatttttttgtaATGAACCCTAATTTGAGGTTTCTGATGTGGCTTATACAGTGATTATATGACAATTAACCTGAAACTCTCATTAAGTACACTAATGATTTTTTTTATGATCGAGTCAATTTAAGACATCAATTAAACATaagaatttaattgataattatataaattttaaaattcaatttcaaaagttgtcaaagagttttttttttttactattaacccttaaataaattaaaaaatctgATCAATAATGATTAACTGATTAGCATGGGCAATTAGTACATCTAGACAAAAGAAAATACAGCACGAAGAAAAGGTCAACTCGACTCACCATATATAACCAAGTTATTCTATATTCGCACAATCAAGTTAATTGCACATAATCACGACCATGCGTAGCTTTCCACCTTCTTTATATGCTAACAAATAATCATTCCTCTTTCATATTATgatcactatatatatatatatatatatatgctagtAATATGGCTGCAGAAGCGTAGAAGAGGAAGCAAGAGGCTCGTGCACAACAGAATTTGAAGAAACTGAGATGGGGTTGCCCTCTATTTGCAACATAATACTTCCTAGGATTTCAGTCAATAACATCTTGAACTCGTCTTCTTTAACCAGCTTCCCATCTTCTGCATCCATCATCTTAAGCCCTTCATCTACAACCTTGTCTATCTGCAACAATTAATTAAGCTCAAATTAAGCAATTAACGTGCATGTCTAcgtaattaattaaattgtaattgTCGTTTTAGTACCTCATCAACAACACCAATTGGAGGTAGACCAGCTGATGGAGCCACTGAATCCAGTGCCACCCGTAAATACTCCTTAGCCATTTTCCCGTTTCGATCTTTCGGCACATCTTCTAATGCTGTGTTCAAAGTCTGCAATATTTTGCAGAAAATATTTTAAGAAGCAAGCAGTTCATACAAGGTAAAATTCAATCAAACATGCAtgaatgaaaaaaataataattaacctTGTCTAATTCAAACTTGTTGGTTAGTAGTCTCTTAATGCTACTCCCATCAAAGGTATTTTCACAGTGAGCAACAATAACAGGCTGTTCTTTTAGACGCTGAGCTACACGTTCTGCTATTTTCTTGAATTCCACCAAGAATGTTTCTTGAGAGATGGGCTTATCATGGTCTTGTCCAGTGCAAGATTCCAGGGCTGGTTCCACAATGTTGCTCATCACCTGCACCAAAAACAAGCCACATCAAGAAAAATTCTCTCTTCTTTTGCAAAAACTTGAGCTTTTCCAAGGAGCAAAAATAGTACCCAGGAATCTGAAGAAGGGGGCATTCCTTGATCAACTGTAAGCTTTTCCAAGGCTTTAACAATGAAATCATGGAGTGATCCATCAGGTGATTCTAGCTGTGAAAATATGGAGATCATTTCTGCTTCATAACTTGGTCCATTAATGAACTCTGAGAGGTCTTCACCATCCATGCGGAGTATGATTATAGGGTCTCGCTTCAAGCCAGCAGCCATGCCTAGTAAAATATCTGACAGAACCTCTTTAAATTCAGGCTTGCTCACTTTCTCTTGCTTGCCATGAGGGAATTCATTAAGAACCTATTACATATAAGCTTGTAGGGTTCAGCTCCTTGTATATCTCAAAGATATAACAATATATGACAGGAACTGTAAAGAAGAAGACAGAAAAAAGATGGAAACAACTTGATTAAATGTTTCATTTCAGAATATAAACAAACGTCTGAAATATCCATATGGTAGCTTACATTAGCATGCTTTAAGGAGCTAGGACATGCGTCTGGAATCTGGGTTTATGATGATATATCTCCTATAATCAATGCATCTTCTCATATCATTAGTTTGACCAATTCACTATAACTTAGAATCTTACATCAAGAAATTAATTCCTAACTTAGCTGTTTTGTTCGCTTAGAAAGCAAGAGAAACATGCAGAACCTAGGGCCAGGCCTTGGTTCTATGTTATACCCTTTAGTTTTAGGTATGAGATGGTTTTACTGCTCCCACATTCGTCCCGCTGCACCACCTAATAATTAGCCCTATTTTAGAGCTTAAAGCTTCGTTTATCTCGGAGAAAATAATTTGcatctaaaaaatattttataagaaaaatatatttttaaaaaatattttttataaatatatttttcattatttcgttataatattaaattaattatatgtgtTTATATCACACACGTA contains these protein-coding regions:
- the LOC110662341 gene encoding uncharacterized protein LOC110662341 yields the protein MEESSRSTEKVKKSGENEQVLDGSDIIELVENEEVFSSFVDHKFQELDRDRDGHLSVKELQPAVADISAALGLPSQGSSPDSDLIYSEVLNEFPHGKQEKVSKPEFKEVLSDILLGMAAGLKRDPIIILRMDGEDLSEFINGPSYEAEMISIFSQLESPDGSLHDFIVKALEKLTVDQGMPPSSDSWVMSNIVEPALESCTGQDHDKPISQETFLVEFKKIAERVAQRLKEQPVIVAHCENTFDGSSIKRLLTNKFELDKTLNTALEDVPKDRNGKMAKEYLRVALDSVAPSAGLPPIGVVDEIDKVVDEGLKMMDAEDGKLVKEDEFKMLLTEILGSIMLQIEGNPISVSSNSVVHEPLASSSTLLQPYY